Proteins from a genomic interval of Nitrospina gracilis Nb-211:
- the ftsZ gene encoding cell division protein FtsZ, whose amino-acid sequence MIEFEQDNEYSACIKVVGVGGGGSNAVNAMVRSHIQGVEFIIVNTDVQALGSSPCLSKVQVGAEVTKGLGAGSNPEMGRLAVEENKNQIRAMLEGADMVFITAGMGGGTGTGGAPIVASIARELGALTVGIVTKPFVFEGRKRERQAEEGLQALKEAVDTLIVIPNQRLLSFISKDTPLTNAFSHVDDVLRQAVSSISDLIVIPGLINLDFNDVKTIMSGMGKALMGGGTATGENRAVEAAEKAISSPLLDEATVDGAKGVLINITGGDDLTLHEVTEAASLIQKNAHEDAHIIFGAVIDKHLQGEMRVTVIATGFEKSGQQEEETVEEEWTVAAPQESAIAYKKVVGGDSQPSAPRPPLFRKSGLKQLAASIRKESPDSMANESNYDIPTFLRKHAD is encoded by the coding sequence TTGATTGAATTTGAGCAGGATAACGAGTATTCCGCCTGCATCAAGGTGGTCGGGGTCGGCGGAGGCGGATCGAACGCCGTCAATGCCATGGTGCGCTCGCACATCCAGGGAGTGGAGTTCATCATCGTCAACACGGACGTGCAGGCGCTGGGATCGTCCCCATGCCTGAGCAAGGTGCAGGTGGGCGCGGAAGTGACCAAGGGGCTGGGCGCAGGTTCCAACCCGGAAATGGGCCGCCTCGCCGTCGAGGAAAACAAGAACCAGATCCGCGCCATGCTGGAGGGTGCGGACATGGTGTTCATCACCGCCGGCATGGGTGGCGGCACCGGCACCGGCGGTGCGCCGATCGTCGCCAGCATCGCCCGCGAACTGGGCGCGCTGACCGTCGGCATCGTCACCAAGCCGTTCGTCTTCGAAGGACGCAAGCGCGAACGGCAGGCGGAAGAGGGTTTGCAGGCTTTGAAGGAAGCGGTGGATACGTTGATCGTCATCCCCAACCAGCGTTTGCTGAGCTTCATCTCGAAGGACACCCCGCTGACCAACGCGTTCAGTCACGTCGATGACGTTCTGCGCCAGGCGGTGAGCAGTATCTCGGATTTGATCGTGATTCCGGGGCTGATCAACCTCGACTTCAACGACGTGAAGACCATCATGTCCGGCATGGGCAAGGCGCTGATGGGTGGCGGTACAGCGACCGGCGAAAACCGTGCGGTGGAAGCGGCGGAGAAAGCCATCTCCAGCCCGCTCCTCGACGAAGCCACGGTGGACGGCGCGAAAGGCGTGCTCATCAACATCACCGGCGGCGACGATCTCACCTTGCACGAAGTCACGGAAGCGGCGTCGCTCATTCAGAAGAATGCGCACGAGGATGCGCACATCATCTTCGGCGCGGTGATCGACAAACACCTGCAGGGCGAGATGCGCGTGACCGTCATCGCCACGGGCTTCGAAAAATCCGGACAGCAGGAGGAAGAGACGGTGGAAGAGGAGTGGACGGTGGCCGCGCCGCAGGAGAGCGCCATCGCGTACAAAAAGGTGGTGGGCGGCGACTCGCAACCCAGCGCCCCCAGGCCGCCCCTGTTCCGTAAAAGCGGGTTGAAGCAACTGGCCGCCTCCATCCGTAAGGAGTCGCCGGACTCGATGGCCAACGAGTCGAATTACGACATCCCGACGTTCCTCCGCAAACACGCGGACTGA
- a CDS encoding outer membrane beta-barrel protein: MGFVPGPVWAESTEKPISLDDLEDQELKADALEDLNVNPLQQRLSGKAYDDPALQTQITGYAVTSYKYNDSGVGHHDIGNEMHFGQSSAETNDFAFDVIAFGFTRRFSDWAWVNASVEVGLHNGHDGVETEVGLDQGDINLMAPIGNGLVFTLGKINSPVSFEPEDAPFLLQTTQSLAYQFASPVKMTGAMVTYPLGLNLEVRGMVFNGWQDTGDNNDGTSGLFQIGYAPYYWLNTKWSYLWGPETSGNDHDARQVLDFVATITPFKDWLIGMELAYGWDNNLSTVNPGQDAKWWAGQATVHHDFTRWFATTVRYSFFDDRGGRPDLHDSQKRTMQEITFAPIFHLSPDFMGYMGMGMIPQSQHLVSAIDLRFEYRRDWVDEEGPGSFFEDEKGNPTDFRNAFFVELVARF, translated from the coding sequence ATGGGTTTTGTTCCCGGTCCCGTTTGGGCGGAAAGTACGGAGAAACCCATTTCGCTCGATGACCTGGAAGATCAGGAACTGAAGGCGGATGCGTTGGAGGATTTGAATGTCAATCCCCTGCAACAGCGGCTGTCGGGCAAGGCGTATGATGACCCGGCCCTTCAAACGCAGATCACGGGTTATGCCGTGACTTCGTACAAGTACAACGACAGCGGTGTCGGCCATCATGACATCGGCAACGAAATGCACTTCGGCCAGAGCTCGGCCGAGACCAACGACTTCGCCTTCGACGTCATCGCCTTCGGCTTCACCCGCCGGTTTTCCGACTGGGCTTGGGTGAACGCGTCGGTGGAGGTCGGTTTGCACAACGGTCACGACGGCGTGGAAACCGAAGTCGGACTGGACCAGGGAGACATCAACCTGATGGCGCCCATTGGCAACGGCCTGGTCTTCACCCTGGGAAAGATCAACTCGCCGGTCAGTTTTGAGCCGGAGGACGCGCCGTTCCTTTTGCAGACCACGCAGTCGCTGGCATACCAGTTTGCCTCGCCGGTGAAGATGACAGGTGCCATGGTCACCTATCCCCTGGGATTGAACCTGGAGGTGCGCGGCATGGTGTTCAACGGCTGGCAGGACACCGGCGACAACAACGACGGCACCAGCGGCCTGTTCCAGATCGGTTACGCGCCGTACTACTGGCTGAACACCAAGTGGTCGTACCTGTGGGGACCGGAAACCTCCGGTAACGATCACGACGCCCGGCAGGTGCTGGATTTCGTCGCCACCATCACGCCGTTCAAGGACTGGCTGATCGGCATGGAGTTGGCCTACGGCTGGGACAACAACCTGTCCACGGTGAATCCCGGCCAGGATGCGAAGTGGTGGGCCGGGCAGGCCACGGTGCATCACGACTTCACCCGCTGGTTCGCCACCACGGTGCGGTACAGCTTTTTTGACGACCGCGGCGGCCGGCCGGACCTGCACGATTCCCAGAAACGCACCATGCAGGAGATCACCTTTGCACCGATCTTCCACCTGTCCCCCGATTTCATGGGGTACATGGGCATGGGCATGATCCCGCAGTCGCAACATCTGGTTTCGGCGATCGACCTGCGGTTCGAGTACCGACGCGATTGGGTCGACGAAGAGGGCCCCGGGTCCTTCTTTGAAGATGAAAAAGGCAATCCGACCGATTTCCGCAACGCGTTCTTTGTGGAGTTGGTAGCGAGATTCTGA
- a CDS encoding HAD family hydrolase: protein MIKDPKNCLYVSDLDGTLLDPHSEFSAESVERLNRLIDDGLMFTIATARSYESTHPILRDVNLEIPVILFNGVYLTDFHSGRNLELCDFIPHHVVHSMIEMVDHLSDDPFVYAYGGQNRLYYRNVTNYGSQEYLKSLEGDGRLHRVEQYEFLENEAIAGFLLIDTPEALQPVHDTLQRQFPRELNLYFAEDIAHPGYYWLQAFHKGANKGSMLDQLAEQLGIPLNRVVVFGDYLNDLEMFKIAGKSIAVANALPEVKQAAHEVIGSNTEGAVLNYLESVWYGSSKKVS from the coding sequence ATGATCAAAGATCCCAAAAATTGTTTGTATGTGTCCGATCTGGACGGCACGCTGCTGGACCCGCACAGCGAATTCTCCGCCGAGTCGGTGGAGCGGCTGAACCGGCTGATCGACGACGGTCTCATGTTCACCATCGCCACGGCGCGCAGTTACGAATCGACGCACCCCATCCTGCGCGACGTCAACCTGGAGATCCCGGTGATCCTGTTCAACGGCGTGTACCTCACCGATTTCCATTCCGGCCGCAACCTGGAGTTGTGCGACTTCATTCCACATCATGTGGTGCATTCCATGATCGAGATGGTCGATCACCTGAGCGACGATCCCTTCGTATACGCGTATGGTGGCCAGAACCGGTTGTACTACCGCAACGTCACCAATTACGGTTCGCAGGAATACCTGAAAAGCCTGGAAGGCGACGGACGCCTGCACCGGGTGGAACAGTACGAATTTCTGGAAAACGAGGCCATCGCCGGGTTTCTCCTGATCGACACCCCCGAGGCCCTGCAGCCCGTGCACGACACGCTACAGCGCCAGTTCCCCCGCGAACTCAACCTGTACTTCGCCGAAGACATCGCGCACCCGGGTTATTACTGGTTGCAGGCGTTCCACAAGGGCGCGAACAAGGGAAGCATGCTGGACCAGCTGGCCGAACAACTGGGCATTCCCTTGAACCGGGTGGTCGTGTTCGGAGATTATTTGAACGACCTCGAAATGTTCAAGATCGCGGGAAAATCCATCGCCGTCGCCAATGCCCTGCCGGAGGTCAAACAGGCCGCTCATGAAGTGATCGGGAGCAATACCGAGGGCGCGGTTTTGAATTACCTGGAATCGGTGTGGTATGGATCTTCAAAAAAGGTATCGTAG
- a CDS encoding HNH endonuclease: protein MKRTRTPRSGGAGPGGKPTAQQIAREKQKAKDLRQSTWWRVQIDRGVCHFCGETFDKKDLTMDHLVPLARGGKSTKGNVVVACKPCNNEKKYYTPAEMILKNKLGGDVQF from the coding sequence ATGAAACGAACGCGCACGCCGCGTAGCGGAGGTGCCGGGCCGGGCGGCAAACCCACGGCCCAGCAGATCGCGCGCGAGAAGCAGAAAGCGAAGGACCTGCGCCAGTCCACCTGGTGGCGGGTGCAGATCGACCGCGGTGTGTGCCATTTCTGCGGCGAGACGTTCGACAAAAAGGACCTGACGATGGATCACTTGGTGCCGCTGGCGCGCGGCGGTAAAAGCACCAAGGGCAACGTGGTGGTGGCGTGCAAGCCGTGCAACAATGAAAAGAAGTATTACACCCCGGCGGAGATGATATTAAAAAACAAGCTGGGCGGGGACGTTCAATTCTGA
- a CDS encoding Lcl C-terminal domain-containing protein — protein sequence MTERFVENEDGTVTDTATGLMWQQSYHYAETGNYCSWYEANDYIAHLNQIRLGGHSDWRLPDRLEMQSLYEIAHTFESRGRTYTLHIDPVFEFGYGSCFWTWRSRLSGALGFEFDAGNRHWYPKASFSGTVRAVRGDMNPFLLLRHHETNAHAA from the coding sequence ATGACGGAACGGTTTGTCGAAAACGAAGACGGCACGGTGACCGACACCGCAACCGGCCTCATGTGGCAACAGAGTTACCACTACGCCGAGACCGGCAACTACTGCTCGTGGTACGAGGCCAACGATTACATCGCGCACCTCAATCAAATCCGGTTGGGCGGGCATTCGGACTGGCGTCTGCCCGACCGGCTGGAGATGCAGAGCTTGTACGAGATCGCGCACACGTTCGAGTCGCGCGGCCGCACGTACACCCTGCACATCGACCCGGTGTTCGAGTTCGGCTACGGCAGTTGTTTCTGGACGTGGCGCTCGCGCCTGTCCGGTGCGCTGGGGTTCGAGTTCGATGCGGGCAACCGGCACTGGTACCCGAAGGCCAGTTTTTCCGGCACCGTGCGGGCGGTGCGTGGCGATATGAATCCTTTTCTCCTGTTACGTCATCATGAAACGAACGCGCACGCCGCGTAG
- a CDS encoding DUF547 domain-containing protein: MFVATPTAWAFDYSAWDALLKKHVLPTTLDGVRLNAFPYKALKNDPAFAKVVQQFEGHSPDALKTREEKLAFWINAYNVFAVKMVLDHYPVDSIKDAGGLFGSVWKKQVGTIGGQPVTLDEIEHGILRKMGEPRIHMAIVCASVSCPDIRKEAYWPDRLEQQLTDQAEHFLMNPGKGLRVDKERKTIYLSSIFDWFKEDFEAKGGVRAYLAPYVPERHRAALKDSGYDIEYMNYNWKLNTL; encoded by the coding sequence ATGTTCGTTGCAACGCCCACGGCGTGGGCGTTCGATTATTCGGCCTGGGACGCTCTGCTCAAAAAACACGTGCTGCCGACCACGCTGGACGGCGTCCGCCTGAACGCTTTTCCTTATAAAGCCCTCAAAAACGACCCCGCCTTTGCAAAGGTGGTTCAGCAGTTCGAAGGTCATTCACCGGACGCGTTGAAAACACGGGAGGAAAAGCTGGCCTTCTGGATCAACGCTTACAACGTGTTCGCGGTGAAGATGGTGCTCGACCATTATCCCGTGGACAGCATTAAGGATGCGGGCGGGTTGTTCGGTTCGGTGTGGAAAAAGCAGGTGGGCACCATCGGCGGCCAGCCGGTCACGCTCGACGAAATCGAGCACGGCATCCTGCGCAAGATGGGAGAGCCGCGCATCCACATGGCCATCGTCTGCGCGTCGGTCAGTTGTCCCGATATCCGCAAGGAGGCCTACTGGCCCGATCGCCTGGAACAGCAACTCACCGATCAGGCGGAACACTTCCTCATGAATCCGGGCAAGGGCCTGCGCGTGGACAAGGAGCGCAAGACGATTTACCTGTCGTCGATCTTCGACTGGTTCAAGGAAGACTTTGAGGCGAAGGGTGGGGTGCGGGCCTACCTCGCGCCATATGTGCCGGAGCGCCACCGCGCCGCGTTGAAAGACTCCGGCTATGACATCGAGTACATGAACTACAACTGGAAGTTGAACACGCTGTAA
- the queF gene encoding preQ(1) synthase, with the protein MTKKQPSKELEVFTNPNPDRDYEIDMECPEFTCLCPKTGQPDFATIDITYIPDKLCLELKSLKLYLWSYRNEGAFHEKVINQILDDLVKACRPRYMQVVGEFNVRGGIYTTVSAEHYGKSGPKPKSKTKRPSS; encoded by the coding sequence ATGACAAAAAAACAACCGTCTAAAGAGCTGGAAGTGTTCACCAATCCCAATCCGGACCGGGATTACGAGATCGATATGGAGTGCCCGGAGTTCACCTGCCTGTGCCCGAAGACCGGCCAGCCGGATTTCGCCACCATCGACATCACCTACATTCCCGACAAGCTGTGCCTCGAGCTCAAGTCGCTCAAGCTCTATCTGTGGTCGTACCGCAACGAAGGGGCGTTTCATGAAAAGGTGATCAACCAGATCCTCGATGACCTGGTGAAGGCCTGCCGGCCGCGCTACATGCAGGTGGTGGGCGAGTTCAACGTGCGCGGCGGCATCTACACCACGGTATCGGCGGAGCACTACGGCAAGAGCGGACCGAAACCGAAATCGAAAACCAAACGCCCGTCGTCATAA
- a CDS encoding YkgJ family cysteine cluster protein, translating into MWIREGECHQCGECCKTVNVTVVRDVTLRQHGSVEELERYLKYRGIQLVGEDVDNNYLFYAIPIPCDQLTDGNHCRVHGTPDKPLLCMKYPAEPDDIEQCGYTFRRATVLDRVGP; encoded by the coding sequence ATGTGGATCAGAGAGGGTGAATGTCATCAATGCGGCGAGTGTTGCAAAACGGTGAACGTGACCGTGGTGCGGGACGTCACTCTGCGCCAGCACGGCAGTGTTGAGGAACTGGAGCGTTATCTGAAATACCGCGGCATTCAGCTGGTGGGTGAGGACGTGGACAACAATTATCTGTTCTACGCCATTCCCATTCCCTGCGACCAGTTGACGGACGGCAACCACTGCCGGGTGCACGGCACGCCGGACAAGCCTCTGCTCTGCATGAAGTACCCGGCGGAGCCGGACGACATCGAGCAATGCGGTTACACGTTCCGCCGCGCGACGGTGCTGGATCGGGTGGGTCCATGA
- a CDS encoding peptidyl-prolyl cis-trans isomerase, translating to MSDTEQPQEPEQTIYQRDLTAKEPKVPEKAESEKPKKPPVKPPRKVFKPKKAKIQTSKPLEHRTRHILVSSKEAADLVRQTIVDFQKELAEQPSNDPDKEFIDRDKVEKFFAKFAKKYSTCPSRIIGGDLDWIYPNMEVSEEAMTPDLRDAILKCEKFVIPEPIRSKLGYHIVLVCESRICKREAEKKESVDPRYEALMAQDNPTIQAPPKSMDIPT from the coding sequence ATGTCGGATACCGAACAACCCCAAGAACCGGAACAGACCATTTACCAGCGGGATTTGACGGCGAAGGAACCGAAGGTTCCGGAAAAGGCCGAGAGTGAAAAACCCAAAAAGCCGCCGGTGAAACCGCCGCGCAAGGTGTTCAAGCCGAAGAAGGCGAAAATCCAGACCAGCAAACCGCTGGAGCACCGCACGCGCCACATCCTGGTTTCGTCCAAGGAAGCGGCGGACCTGGTGCGCCAGACGATTGTCGATTTTCAAAAAGAACTCGCCGAACAGCCGAGCAACGACCCGGACAAGGAATTCATCGACCGCGACAAGGTGGAAAAGTTTTTCGCCAAATTCGCGAAGAAGTACAGCACCTGCCCTTCCCGCATCATCGGCGGCGATCTCGACTGGATCTATCCCAACATGGAGGTGTCGGAGGAAGCCATGACGCCGGACCTCAGGGACGCCATCCTGAAGTGCGAAAAGTTTGTGATCCCGGAGCCCATCCGCTCGAAGCTGGGTTACCACATCGTGCTGGTGTGCGAGTCGCGCATCTGCAAACGGGAAGCGGAAAAAAAAGAAAGCGTGGACCCGCGTTACGAAGCCCTCATGGCGCAGGACAACCCCACCATCCAGGCCCCGCCCAAAAGCATGGACATCCCCACCTGA
- a CDS encoding co-chaperone GroES, which translates to MNIRPLQDRILVQPIREKEIRKGGIIIPDSAKDAPTEGRVKAVGPGRIGEDGKRVTPDVKVGDKVLYSKYGGTEVKIDNEDFLLMREDDILGVIDSK; encoded by the coding sequence ATGAACATTCGTCCATTGCAAGACCGTATTCTGGTGCAACCCATTCGGGAGAAGGAAATCCGAAAAGGGGGGATCATCATTCCCGATTCCGCCAAGGATGCGCCCACGGAAGGCCGAGTGAAAGCCGTCGGCCCGGGCCGGATCGGTGAAGACGGAAAACGCGTCACTCCGGATGTCAAAGTTGGCGACAAGGTGCTGTACAGCAAATACGGCGGCACGGAAGTGAAGATCGACAACGAGGATTTCCTGCTGATGCGGGAAGACGACATCCTGGGCGTGATCGACAGCAAGTAA
- the groL gene encoding chaperonin GroEL (60 kDa chaperone family; promotes refolding of misfolded polypeptides especially under stressful conditions; forms two stacked rings of heptamers to form a barrel-shaped 14mer; ends can be capped by GroES; misfolded proteins enter the barrel where they are refolded when GroES binds): MAKQIVYDEEARHKILSGVNQLADTVKLTLGPKGRNVVIDKKFGSPLITKDGVTVAKEIELKNPFENMGAQMVNEVASKTSDNAGDGTTTATVLAQAIFREGMKNVTAGANPMEIKKGIEDAVAAVIPAIQKLSKPTKDKKEIAQVGTISANHDTAIGEIISEAMDKVGKDGVITVEEAKSMETALEIVEGMQFDRGYLSPYFVTDAERMEAVLEDAYLLLHEKKISSMKDLLPVLEKVAKGGKPLVIVAEEVEGEALATLVVNKLRGTLNVCAVKAPGFGDRRKDMLNDIAILTGGQVITEDIGVKLENITLDDLGRAKRVTIDKDNTVIVDGKGKPSEIQSRVKQIRAQIDETTSDYDREKLQERLAKLVGGVAIIKVGAATETEMKEKKARVEDALHATRAAVEEGIVPGGGVAYLRCLNVLDKLNGTHDYNLGVKIIRRALEEPVRQIAANAGEEGTVIVEKVKSLKGSNGFDARTGEYVDMLKEGIIDPAKVTRTALQNAASISALLLTTEAMITDLPEEKDDHGHAHGGGMGGMGGMGGMGGMM, translated from the coding sequence ATGGCAAAACAAATCGTATATGACGAGGAAGCACGACACAAGATTCTGTCCGGCGTCAACCAGCTCGCCGACACCGTAAAGCTGACCCTCGGCCCCAAGGGCCGCAACGTGGTCATCGACAAGAAATTCGGCTCTCCGTTGATCACCAAGGACGGCGTGACCGTGGCCAAGGAAATCGAACTGAAAAATCCGTTCGAGAACATGGGCGCGCAGATGGTCAACGAAGTCGCCAGCAAGACCAGCGACAACGCCGGTGACGGCACCACCACGGCGACCGTTCTGGCGCAGGCCATTTTCCGCGAAGGCATGAAGAACGTCACCGCCGGCGCCAACCCGATGGAAATCAAGAAGGGTATCGAAGACGCCGTGGCCGCAGTGATCCCCGCCATCCAGAAGCTCTCCAAACCGACCAAGGACAAGAAGGAAATCGCCCAGGTCGGCACCATCTCCGCCAACCACGACACCGCCATCGGCGAAATCATCTCCGAAGCCATGGACAAAGTCGGTAAAGACGGCGTCATCACCGTCGAAGAGGCGAAGAGCATGGAGACCGCACTGGAAATCGTGGAAGGCATGCAGTTCGACCGCGGTTACCTGTCGCCCTACTTCGTCACCGATGCGGAGCGCATGGAAGCGGTTCTGGAAGACGCTTACCTGCTCCTGCACGAGAAGAAAATCTCCAGCATGAAAGACCTCCTGCCGGTTCTCGAGAAGGTGGCCAAGGGCGGCAAGCCGCTGGTCATCGTGGCCGAAGAGGTGGAAGGTGAAGCGCTGGCGACCCTGGTGGTCAACAAGCTGCGCGGCACCCTGAACGTCTGCGCCGTCAAGGCTCCGGGCTTCGGTGATCGCAGGAAGGACATGTTGAACGACATCGCCATCCTGACCGGCGGCCAGGTGATCACCGAGGACATTGGTGTGAAACTGGAGAACATCACCTTGGACGATCTGGGCCGCGCCAAGCGCGTCACCATCGACAAGGACAACACGGTGATCGTGGACGGCAAGGGCAAACCTTCCGAGATCCAGTCCCGGGTCAAACAGATCCGCGCACAGATCGATGAGACCACCTCCGACTACGACCGCGAGAAACTGCAGGAACGCCTCGCGAAGCTGGTCGGCGGCGTCGCCATCATCAAGGTCGGTGCAGCCACCGAGACCGAGATGAAGGAGAAGAAAGCCCGCGTCGAGGACGCCCTGCACGCAACCCGTGCGGCGGTCGAGGAAGGCATCGTGCCCGGCGGCGGCGTGGCGTACCTGCGCTGTCTCAACGTGCTCGACAAGCTCAATGGCACTCACGACTACAACCTGGGCGTGAAGATCATCCGCCGCGCCCTGGAAGAGCCGGTTCGGCAGATTGCCGCCAATGCCGGTGAAGAAGGCACCGTGATCGTCGAGAAGGTGAAAAGCCTGAAGGGCTCGAACGGCTTCGACGCCCGCACCGGCGAGTACGTGGACATGCTGAAGGAAGGCATCATCGACCCGGCGAAGGTCACCCGCACTGCATTGCAGAACGCGGCCAGCATCTCCGCCCTGTTGCTGACCACGGAAGCAATGATCACCGACCTGCCGGAAGAGAAAGACGACCATGGCCACGCCCACGGCGGCGGCATGGGAGGCATGGGCGGAATGGGAGGCATGGGCGGCATGATGTAA